Proteins encoded together in one Spodoptera frugiperda isolate SF20-4 chromosome 15, AGI-APGP_CSIRO_Sfru_2.0, whole genome shotgun sequence window:
- the LOC118276768 gene encoding queuine tRNA-ribosyltransferase accessory subunit 2 produces the protein MRFSIKHATLGSERIGTLTGFVKSPGTVIETPTAALFTQGGSVLHLTAEVLAKVFSTPQLLWVPVSNSLQLEAGMKAQGEGVAKFAGLPEHLTCVAPHNMSEVTPSGHFELDRVPLWTKNGKKMVNADRYMDLMEVYKPEIILAIADGRTALNEGYKRIMKSLDRSCNMLDTCVYRYKASKQLRHSALIGVVVATGMPKKSNESIEHVLKYKDDLTGVALAGVTDATDESNKLALEKIESIFKTVSDKLPKDLLRVVEGCWNPAVIVAAIEQGWDLFDGSYPTKLSNAGQALALNFDTSRQTTEPCILDLNDERYIEDFTPVLEGCDCLTCKKHTKAYIRHLLNTREMLSSVLLSIHNLHHFDQLFVHARQHIAANTFQTYKAHITKQYEAYKLPQTTNGLTDIKESDIKMNGTANIKKRLRVSDDEITSPVVNGSVY, from the exons ATGCGTTTTTCTATTAAACATGCAACTCTCGGTAGTGAGCGTATTGGTACATTAACAGGATTTGTGAAATCTCCGGGCACTGTTATTGAAACTCCGACGGCAGCTCTATTTACTCAG gGAGGCAGTGTACTGCATCTAACTGCAGAAGTGTTAGCCAAAGTATTTTCAACTCCGCAATTGTTATGGGTGCCTGTTTCAAACTCTTTACAACTAGAAGCTGGCATGAAGGCTCAAGGGGAAGGTGTGGCTAAGTTTGCTGGACTACCAGAACACCTAACTTGTGTGGCTCCACACAACATGAGTGAAGTAACTCCTTCTGGACATTTTGAACTTGATAGAGTACCTCTATGGACCAAGAATGGGAAGAAAATGGTTAATGCGGACAG atatATGGATTTGATGGAAGTATACAAACCAGAAATAATTTTGGCGATTGCAGATGGCCGGACAGCACTTAATGAGGGTTATAAGAGAATCATGAAGTCCCTGGATAGAAGCTGTAACATGCTGGATACTTGTGTGTATCGATATAAGGCCTCAAAGCAGCTTCGACATAGTGCCCTAATTG GTGTAGTAGTAGCCACAGGAATGCCAAAGAAATCTAATGAAAGCATAGAACATGTACTGAAATACAAAGATGATCTTACCGGAGTTGCTTTAGCTGGTGTAACTGATGCAACAGATGAATCAAACAAATTAGCCTTGGAGAAGatagaaagtatttttaaaacagttagT GATAAATTACCAAAAGACTTATTACGAGTAGTAGAAGGCTGTTGGAACCCAGCAGTCATAGTAGCAGCGATAGAGCAAGGATGGGACCTGTTCGATGGGTCCTACCCCACGAAACTGAGCAACGCGGGCCAAGCATTGGCGCTGAACTTCGATACGAGTCGACAAACTACAGAGCCATGTATCTTAGATCTGAATGACGAAAG GTATATAGAAGATTTTACTCCAGTATTAGAAGGGTGTGATTGTTTAACCTGTAAGAAACATACAAAGGCGTATATCCGCCATCTTCTGAATACAAGGGAGATGCTTTCTTCAGTTTTATTGAGCAT TCACAACCTTCACCACTTCGATCAGCTGTTTGTCCACGCCCGGCAGCATATCGCAGCGAACACATTCCAAACATACAAAGCCCACATAACCAAACAATACGAAGCATACAAACTACCTCAAACAACCAATGGTTTAACCGACATCAAAGAAAGTGATATTAAAATGAACGGTACTGCGAACATTAAGAAAAGATTGCGCGTGAGTGACGATGAGATTACTAGTCCAGTAGTTAATGGTAGTGTATATTAG